One Pseudonocardia abyssalis DNA segment encodes these proteins:
- a CDS encoding enoyl-CoA hydratase/isomerase family protein translates to MDYDQYEYLTFERPSDGVLLITINRPERLNATNKRLHWELGNVWLDVDADDATRIAVITGAGKAFSAGGDLDMVVDQVKDFKQIAAIAKEAADLVYNIANCQKVVISAINGVAVGAGLAAALMADISVIAEDARLTDGHLRLGVGAGDHAAIIWPILCGMAKAKYYLLTAEFIDGKEAERIGLVSLCRPQAEVLPTALSVAEKLAAGPQHALRWTKRSLNLWIRDASPIFEASLAYEMLNFFDDDVLEGATAIKEKRAPKFPSVTGG, encoded by the coding sequence GTGGACTACGACCAGTACGAGTACCTGACCTTCGAACGCCCCTCCGACGGCGTCCTGCTGATCACCATCAACCGGCCGGAACGGCTCAACGCCACCAACAAGCGGCTGCACTGGGAGCTCGGCAACGTGTGGCTCGACGTCGACGCCGACGACGCGACGCGGATCGCGGTGATCACCGGCGCGGGCAAGGCGTTCTCCGCCGGCGGCGACCTCGACATGGTGGTCGACCAGGTCAAGGACTTCAAGCAGATCGCGGCCATCGCCAAGGAGGCCGCCGACCTGGTCTACAACATCGCCAACTGCCAGAAGGTGGTGATCTCGGCGATCAACGGGGTGGCGGTCGGCGCCGGCCTGGCCGCGGCGCTGATGGCCGACATCTCGGTGATCGCCGAGGACGCCCGGCTCACCGACGGGCACCTTCGCCTGGGCGTCGGTGCGGGCGACCACGCGGCCATCATCTGGCCGATTCTGTGCGGCATGGCGAAGGCCAAGTACTACCTGCTCACCGCCGAGTTCATCGACGGGAAGGAGGCCGAGCGGATCGGGCTGGTCTCGCTGTGCCGGCCGCAGGCGGAGGTGCTGCCCACCGCGCTGTCCGTCGCGGAGAAGCTGGCTGCCGGCCCGCAGCACGCGCTGCGCTGGACCAAGCGCTCGCTCAACCTCTGGATCCGCGACGCGAGCCCGATCTTCGAGGCCTCGCTCGCCTACGAGATGCTCAACTTCTTCGACGACGACGTCCTCGAGGGCGCCACGGCCATCAAGGAGAAGCGGGCGCCGAAGTTCCCCTCGGTGACCGGCGGCTGA
- a CDS encoding AMP-binding protein, which yields MTIDHDLHANLVTRVNVGDMLTRSAWRNPDREAVVDGARRFTYAELNGEVNRLAHALLAAGYRRGDVLALASGNSVEFLATYYACAKTGVVCVPVNLAWGPPEVSYVLEHSRARGVVVESQLAGLVDGALQLVEGSGVLDVVVAPGTGADWAAGSTGTWRDLATFLGDAGTGEPECLVGDRDPISYLYTSGTTSAPKGVVSSHVAVYIESLNAPLVLGIDGKERSVAMMPLFHTAQLNGFTTGLLYMGGTLVLMRAFDPAALLATIESERITQIFGLPMMYRMMMDHPDIDKRDLSTLRLALYAMAPMPDTDLRRAIEVFGCDFALGFGQTEMNPITTVFPPEYQLSHAGSVGLPVPNVQVGIMDDAGNLLPDGETGEIVYRGPHAMEGYLRNPDATAEAFAHGWFHSGDVGRFDADGLLWFADRKKDVIKTGGENVASIEVEKALYEAEPRIQEVVVVGLPHERWSEAIAAIVTPKPGVELTEEEVLAAARSRLSGFKVPKAVLFADEMPRTATGKIQKNVLREQHKGHFGT from the coding sequence GTGACCATCGACCACGACCTGCACGCCAACCTCGTCACCCGGGTCAACGTCGGCGACATGCTGACCCGCAGCGCGTGGCGCAACCCCGACCGCGAGGCGGTCGTCGACGGCGCCCGCCGGTTCACCTACGCCGAGCTCAACGGCGAGGTCAACCGGCTGGCCCACGCACTGCTGGCCGCCGGGTACCGGCGCGGCGACGTGCTCGCCCTGGCCAGCGGCAACAGCGTGGAGTTCCTCGCGACCTACTACGCCTGCGCCAAGACCGGTGTCGTCTGCGTGCCGGTGAACCTCGCGTGGGGGCCGCCCGAGGTCTCCTATGTCCTGGAGCACTCCCGGGCTCGCGGCGTGGTGGTGGAGAGCCAGCTCGCCGGGCTCGTCGACGGTGCGCTGCAGCTCGTCGAGGGCAGCGGTGTCCTCGACGTGGTCGTCGCCCCCGGGACCGGGGCCGACTGGGCCGCCGGCTCGACGGGCACCTGGCGGGATCTGGCGACGTTCCTCGGGGACGCCGGGACCGGCGAGCCGGAGTGCCTGGTCGGCGACCGGGACCCGATCAGCTACCTCTACACCAGCGGCACCACCTCCGCCCCCAAGGGCGTGGTCAGCAGCCACGTCGCGGTCTACATCGAGTCGCTGAACGCCCCGCTGGTGCTGGGCATCGACGGCAAGGAGCGGTCGGTGGCGATGATGCCGCTGTTCCACACCGCGCAACTCAACGGCTTCACCACGGGGCTGCTCTACATGGGCGGCACGCTCGTGCTGATGCGCGCGTTCGACCCGGCCGCTCTCCTGGCGACGATCGAGTCCGAGCGGATCACCCAGATCTTCGGGCTGCCGATGATGTACCGGATGATGATGGACCACCCCGACATCGACAAGCGCGACCTGTCCACGCTGCGGTTGGCCCTCTACGCGATGGCACCGATGCCCGACACGGACCTGCGCCGTGCGATAGAGGTGTTCGGCTGCGACTTCGCGCTCGGCTTCGGGCAGACCGAGATGAACCCGATCACCACGGTGTTCCCGCCCGAGTACCAGCTCAGCCACGCCGGCTCGGTGGGGCTGCCGGTGCCCAACGTCCAGGTCGGGATCATGGACGACGCCGGCAACCTGCTGCCCGACGGCGAGACCGGCGAGATCGTCTACCGCGGCCCGCACGCGATGGAGGGTTACCTGCGCAACCCCGACGCCACCGCCGAGGCGTTCGCTCACGGCTGGTTCCACTCCGGCGACGTCGGCCGGTTCGACGCCGACGGGCTGTTGTGGTTCGCCGACCGCAAGAAGGACGTGATCAAGACGGGCGGCGAGAACGTGGCGTCCATCGAGGTGGAGAAGGCGCTCTACGAGGCCGAGCCCCGGATCCAGGAGGTCGTCGTCGTCGGGCTGCCGCACGAGCGCTGGTCCGAGGCCATCGCCGCGATCGTCACGCCCAAGCCCGGCGTGGAGCTCACCGAGGAGGAGGTGCTCGCCGCGGCGCGGAGCAGGCTGTCGGGGTTCAAGGTGCCCAAGGCGGTGCTGTTCGCCGACGAGATGCCCCGGACCGCGACCGGCAAGATCCAGAAGAACGTGCTGCGCGAGCAGCACAAGGGGCACTTCGGGACCTGA
- a CDS encoding Zn-ribbon domain-containing OB-fold protein — translation MTTYLDGLADPEVLPRVDDVNRGHFEAAAKGRLAVRQCTACDLLFHYPRPFCPRCHCARLRWTDVSGEATVVVSAVVSRPPWNDLPRAAPYPVVIVRLAEGPQMLSTVEHCDPASVVPGMAVRAAFERVGDIGLVRFVPAS, via the coding sequence GTGACCACCTACCTGGACGGCCTGGCCGACCCCGAGGTCCTGCCGCGCGTCGACGACGTCAACCGCGGCCACTTCGAGGCCGCGGCGAAGGGCCGGCTCGCGGTGCGCCAGTGCACCGCGTGCGACCTGTTGTTCCACTACCCGCGCCCGTTCTGCCCGCGCTGCCACTGCGCACGGCTGCGCTGGACCGACGTCTCCGGCGAGGCCACCGTCGTGGTCTCCGCGGTCGTCAGCCGGCCCCCGTGGAACGACCTGCCGCGGGCCGCCCCGTACCCGGTGGTGATCGTGCGGCTGGCCGAGGGCCCGCAGATGCTGTCCACCGTCGAGCACTGCGATCCCGCCTCCGTCGTGCCCGGGATGGCCGTCCGCGCCGCGTTCGAGCGCGTGGGCGACATCGGGCTGGTCCGTTTCGTGCCCGCGTCCTGA
- a CDS encoding thiolase family protein → MSDPLATLAGFAEVAPGRLDRPFLGLHLDSAVAALHDAGMAPDDVDGLLCVGSMMGESVEHTFLSEEIQDSLGLHNLSLQLGVQLGGGSHLAMLGVATRAIQSGQCSAVLCVSAGVFPPIRDVGRNLMTMTCHPDYELPYAPSIPTLYGLIAQSWLDEVGQGREVFAEAVAAQQEWAVAHPTAIGAGAGPFTVEQVLEARHIAGPFGYLDCSIPCEGGGAFVLVSPERAAGLRHRPVHVVGVGEGHTHGFLTSMPDLSRTGAVRSGAKAFAEAGFGPAAVDLAQLYDAFSSNPLMLIEELGLAERGKAVELYREGATRPGGRLPVNTNGGLLRFGHSGTASGICGILEAYQQMTGRAAGIQVERADRAVVHAYGSMLCSHVTVVLEGS, encoded by the coding sequence ATGTCTGACCCGCTCGCCACCCTGGCCGGCTTCGCCGAAGTCGCCCCGGGCCGGCTCGACCGCCCGTTCCTCGGTCTGCACCTCGATTCCGCCGTCGCGGCCCTGCACGACGCCGGCATGGCACCCGACGACGTCGACGGCCTGCTGTGCGTGGGCTCGATGATGGGTGAGTCCGTCGAGCACACCTTCCTGTCCGAGGAGATCCAGGACTCGCTCGGGCTGCACAACCTCAGCCTGCAGCTCGGCGTGCAGCTCGGCGGCGGCAGCCACCTGGCGATGCTCGGCGTCGCCACCCGGGCCATCCAGAGCGGGCAGTGCTCGGCGGTGCTCTGCGTGTCCGCAGGGGTGTTCCCGCCGATCCGCGACGTCGGCCGCAACCTGATGACGATGACCTGCCACCCGGACTACGAGCTGCCCTACGCACCGTCGATCCCCACCCTGTACGGGCTGATCGCACAGTCCTGGCTCGACGAGGTCGGGCAGGGCCGGGAGGTGTTCGCCGAGGCGGTGGCGGCCCAGCAGGAGTGGGCCGTCGCGCACCCGACGGCGATCGGGGCGGGGGCGGGACCGTTCACCGTGGAGCAGGTGCTGGAGGCCCGGCACATCGCGGGGCCCTTCGGCTATCTCGACTGCTCGATCCCGTGCGAGGGCGGCGGCGCGTTCGTGCTGGTCTCGCCGGAGCGGGCGGCGGGCCTGCGGCACCGTCCGGTGCACGTGGTGGGCGTCGGTGAGGGTCACACCCACGGCTTCCTCACCTCGATGCCCGACCTGTCGCGCACCGGGGCGGTCCGCTCCGGGGCGAAGGCGTTCGCCGAGGCCGGCTTCGGGCCCGCCGCCGTGGACCTCGCGCAGCTCTACGACGCGTTCAGCTCCAACCCGCTGATGCTGATCGAGGAGCTGGGACTGGCCGAGCGCGGCAAGGCGGTCGAGCTCTACCGCGAGGGCGCCACGCGGCCGGGCGGACGGCTGCCGGTGAACACCAACGGGGGCCTGCTGCGGTTCGGGCACTCCGGCACGGCCTCGGGGATCTGCGGGATCCTGGAGGCCTACCAGCAGATGACCGGCCGGGCCGCCGGTATCCAGGTCGAGCGGGCCGACCGGGCCGTCGTGCACGCCTACGGATCCATGTTGTGCAGCCATGTCACCGTCGTACTGGAGGGCTCGTGA
- a CDS encoding PaaI family thioesterase, with translation MSLPARPGAVPAPVESPDGAAPMFSIEFGKMLCMGCRPAGRCRFGLVLRRGENGAVEGTARFSAEHEGAGGVVHGGSVMGALDEACGAVPIAAAVLSVTAEMNVAFRRPVPLDRELDVRAWPESRDERGHWIIHAELYLSGDDRPLCHAQARFVERDPEKHYGRFKEWLDGRENAAG, from the coding sequence GTGAGCCTGCCTGCCCGTCCGGGCGCCGTCCCGGCCCCCGTAGAGTCCCCCGACGGCGCCGCGCCGATGTTCAGCATCGAGTTCGGCAAGATGCTGTGCATGGGCTGCCGGCCCGCCGGCCGGTGCCGCTTCGGACTGGTGCTGCGCCGGGGCGAGAACGGGGCGGTCGAGGGCACGGCCCGGTTCTCCGCCGAGCACGAGGGTGCGGGTGGCGTCGTGCACGGCGGTTCGGTGATGGGCGCGCTCGACGAGGCGTGCGGCGCGGTACCGATCGCGGCGGCCGTCCTGTCGGTGACCGCCGAGATGAACGTGGCGTTCCGGCGTCCCGTCCCGCTGGATCGCGAGCTGGACGTGCGGGCCTGGCCGGAGTCCCGCGACGAGCGCGGGCACTGGATCATCCACGCCGAGCTGTACCTGTCCGGCGACGACCGGCCGCTGTGCCACGCGCAGGCCCGTTTCGTCGAGCGCGACCCGGAGAAGCACTACGGCCGGTTCAAGGAGTGGCTCGACGGCCGGGAGAACGCCGCGGGCTGA
- a CDS encoding long-chain-fatty-acid--CoA ligase, giving the protein MTESLRWALERAALVAGDRTAVVDGDIRFDYTTLAERVDALGGGLQSLGIGTGDVVGVLALNGHRHLEYWLGVPAIGAILNDLNFRLSEEELAFIVDDCGTVALAVDDVHLEVGRRLLDRCPTLTTLVHMGSGPAPEGMACHDVLVTHAPATPVNPGPDDIAGIFYTGGTTGRPKGVLLSHRNLVANAKHALLTIRHTPDERYLHAGPMFHLADGSQTYAVTWIGGVHVFVPGFDADLVGRVIERERVSLLLIVPSMINMFVNHPGTADRDLSSLRLLLYGASPMPDQLQQAAMKLLPCEFSQLYGMTEAAPLLTQCTPEDHRRGAAGEQPFAARLRSAGAPVIGVQVEIHREDGTRAAPGEVGEIWARGPNIMVGYLNRPEETAAALDAEGWYHSGDAAWADEQGYVFIVDRVKDMIISGGENVYSAEVENVLYTHPDVLEAAVIGVPDDSWGERVHAVVVPRPGAEPAVEDLIAHCRARLGGFKVPRSVDFRADALPKSGAGKILKRELRAPYWAGKDRGVN; this is encoded by the coding sequence ATGACCGAATCCCTGCGCTGGGCGCTGGAGCGGGCCGCGCTCGTCGCGGGCGACCGCACCGCGGTCGTCGACGGCGACATCAGGTTCGACTACACGACCCTGGCCGAGCGGGTCGACGCGCTCGGCGGCGGGCTGCAGTCACTCGGCATCGGCACCGGCGACGTGGTCGGCGTGCTGGCCCTGAACGGGCACCGGCACCTGGAGTACTGGCTGGGCGTGCCGGCCATCGGCGCCATCCTCAACGACCTCAACTTCCGGCTCAGCGAGGAGGAGCTCGCCTTCATCGTCGACGACTGCGGCACCGTGGCACTGGCCGTGGACGACGTGCACCTGGAGGTGGGGCGCAGGCTGCTCGACCGGTGCCCGACGCTCACCACGCTCGTGCACATGGGCTCCGGGCCCGCGCCGGAGGGCATGGCCTGCCACGACGTGCTGGTCACCCACGCGCCGGCGACCCCGGTGAACCCGGGCCCCGACGACATCGCCGGCATCTTCTACACCGGCGGCACGACCGGGCGACCCAAGGGCGTGCTGCTCAGCCACCGCAACCTGGTCGCGAACGCGAAGCACGCGCTGCTCACCATCCGGCACACCCCGGACGAGCGCTACCTGCACGCCGGGCCGATGTTCCACCTCGCCGACGGGTCACAGACCTATGCGGTGACGTGGATCGGCGGGGTGCACGTCTTCGTCCCCGGCTTCGACGCCGACCTGGTGGGCCGGGTCATCGAGCGCGAGCGGGTGTCCCTGCTGCTCATCGTGCCGTCGATGATCAACATGTTCGTGAACCACCCCGGGACGGCCGACCGCGACCTGTCCAGCCTGCGACTGCTGCTCTACGGCGCCTCGCCGATGCCCGACCAGCTCCAGCAGGCCGCGATGAAGCTGTTGCCGTGCGAGTTCAGCCAGCTCTACGGGATGACCGAGGCCGCCCCGCTGCTCACCCAGTGCACCCCGGAGGACCACCGGCGCGGGGCGGCCGGCGAGCAGCCGTTCGCCGCCCGGCTGCGGTCGGCCGGGGCGCCGGTGATCGGGGTGCAGGTGGAGATCCACCGCGAGGACGGCACCCGGGCCGCGCCCGGGGAGGTCGGCGAGATCTGGGCCCGGGGACCGAACATCATGGTCGGCTACCTGAACCGTCCGGAGGAGACGGCGGCCGCGCTCGACGCCGAGGGCTGGTACCACAGCGGGGACGCCGCGTGGGCCGACGAGCAGGGATACGTCTTCATCGTCGACCGGGTCAAGGACATGATCATCTCAGGTGGGGAGAACGTGTACTCGGCCGAGGTCGAGAACGTGCTCTACACCCATCCGGACGTCCTGGAGGCGGCCGTGATCGGGGTCCCGGACGACTCCTGGGGCGAGCGCGTGCACGCCGTCGTCGTGCCGCGGCCCGGGGCGGAGCCCGCGGTGGAGGACCTGATCGCGCACTGCCGGGCCAGGCTCGGCGGCTTCAAGGTGCCGCGCTCCGTGGACTTCCGGGCCGACGCGCTGCCCAAGTCCGGCGCGGGGAAGATCCTCAAGCGAGAGCTGCGGGCGCCGTACTGGGCCGGGAAGGACCGGGGGGTGAACTGA
- a CDS encoding SDR family NAD(P)-dependent oxidoreductase encodes MAVVTGAGRGLGRSHALRLAAGGAQVLVNDPGVGREGGGGDSSPAQDVVAEITAAGGVAVADHHDISTDDGARAAVAAAVEAFGGVHVVVNNAGILRDTTFHKMTTEQWQAVIRVHLDGTAFVTRAAWPHLREQRYGRVVMTTSGAGLFGNFGQANYAAAKLGVVGLMHTLALEGARYGIRVNSVAPVALTRMTDGLLDASTDLDPAWVAAAVGWLCTEECDLTAEIVRVNGPHFSRVRLVESLGVDFAEPPTDDALADRWAEIADMAGAKQGEAAVAVARRAGSS; translated from the coding sequence GTGGCTGTCGTGACCGGGGCCGGTCGCGGCCTCGGCCGCAGCCACGCCCTGCGGCTGGCCGCAGGCGGTGCACAGGTACTGGTGAACGATCCGGGGGTGGGTCGGGAGGGGGGTGGCGGCGACAGCAGCCCCGCGCAGGACGTGGTCGCGGAGATCACCGCGGCCGGTGGGGTCGCGGTGGCGGACCACCACGACATCTCCACCGACGACGGTGCCCGGGCAGCGGTCGCCGCCGCGGTGGAGGCGTTCGGCGGTGTGCACGTCGTGGTGAACAACGCCGGCATCCTGCGGGACACGACGTTCCACAAGATGACCACCGAGCAGTGGCAGGCCGTGATCCGGGTGCACCTCGACGGCACGGCGTTCGTCACGAGGGCGGCCTGGCCGCACCTGCGCGAGCAGCGCTACGGACGGGTGGTGATGACCACCTCGGGTGCCGGCCTGTTCGGCAACTTCGGGCAGGCCAACTACGCCGCGGCGAAGCTCGGCGTCGTCGGCCTCATGCACACCCTCGCGCTCGAGGGCGCGCGCTACGGCATCCGCGTCAACTCGGTCGCCCCGGTCGCGCTGACCCGGATGACCGACGGGTTGCTCGACGCCTCCACCGACCTCGACCCGGCCTGGGTGGCGGCGGCGGTGGGCTGGCTGTGCACCGAGGAGTGCGACCTCACCGCCGAGATCGTCCGGGTCAACGGGCCGCACTTCAGCCGGGTGCGGCTCGTGGAGTCGCTCGGGGTGGACTTCGCCGAGCCGCCGACGGACGACGCACTGGCCGACCGTTGGGCGGAGATCGCCGACATGGCCGGCGCGAAGCAGGGCGAGGCCGCCGTGGCCGTCGCCCGCCGGGCCGGATCGTCCTGA
- a CDS encoding zinc-binding dehydrogenase, giving the protein MTTTTPTTVNRTWTKTGMGKLELREAPVPEPGPEEAVLRTRLATVCGSDLHFLHEFPMPRGVEQVGMGHEAVGTVAALGANVRGFSVGDRVVASCVVGCGECGNCLRGQLQACLVLGRVPGISNALAGCQGDHFVVPRATINMAKVPEGLSDERALLAGDVMSTGFSAVERANVETGDTVAIFAQGPVGLCATAGARLHGAGLVIAVEGVPERAELALRLGANVVVEPEGAVARIRELTGKRGVDVAIEALGRQETFAAALECTRLDGTVSSVGVYAAHRSLDVPIGLGFYQRKIVTSLCPAGSDRLRRLFALAEHGSTDLSQLFTHRMPLSATDEAYELFGSRRDGVVKIALVPDAGS; this is encoded by the coding sequence ATGACCACCACGACACCCACGACGGTCAACCGGACCTGGACGAAGACCGGGATGGGCAAGCTCGAGCTGCGCGAGGCCCCCGTCCCGGAACCCGGCCCGGAGGAGGCCGTGCTCCGCACCCGGCTCGCCACCGTCTGCGGCTCGGATCTGCACTTCCTGCACGAGTTCCCGATGCCCCGCGGCGTCGAGCAGGTCGGGATGGGCCACGAGGCGGTCGGCACCGTCGCCGCGCTCGGCGCGAACGTCCGCGGGTTCTCCGTCGGCGACCGCGTCGTCGCCTCCTGCGTGGTCGGCTGCGGCGAGTGCGGCAACTGCCTGCGGGGGCAGCTGCAGGCCTGCCTGGTCCTGGGCAGGGTGCCGGGCATCTCCAACGCCCTGGCCGGCTGCCAGGGCGACCACTTCGTCGTGCCGCGCGCGACCATCAACATGGCGAAGGTGCCCGAGGGCCTGTCCGACGAGCGCGCCCTGCTGGCGGGCGACGTGATGTCCACCGGGTTCTCCGCGGTCGAGCGCGCGAACGTGGAGACCGGCGACACGGTCGCGATCTTCGCCCAGGGGCCCGTCGGGCTCTGCGCCACCGCGGGCGCCCGGCTGCACGGTGCGGGGCTCGTGATAGCGGTGGAGGGGGTACCGGAGCGCGCCGAGCTGGCGCTGCGGCTCGGCGCCAACGTCGTCGTCGAGCCCGAGGGCGCGGTGGCCCGCATCCGGGAACTGACCGGCAAGCGCGGCGTGGACGTCGCGATCGAGGCGCTCGGCCGGCAGGAGACCTTCGCCGCGGCGCTGGAGTGCACCCGCCTGGACGGCACCGTGTCCAGCGTCGGGGTCTACGCGGCGCACCGCAGCCTCGACGTCCCGATCGGACTCGGGTTCTACCAGCGCAAGATCGTCACCAGCCTCTGTCCGGCGGGGAGCGACCGCCTGCGCCGGCTCTTCGCGCTCGCCGAGCACGGCTCGACGGACCTGTCGCAACTGTTCACCCACCGGATGCCGCTCTCGGCCACCGACGAGGCGTACGAGCTGTTCGGCTCCCGTCGCGACGGAGTGGTCAAGATCGCCCTGGTGCCCGATGCGGGGTCGTGA
- a CDS encoding enoyl-CoA hydratase-related protein gives MEVDLEVGDGVAVLTLNAPERRNALTPQMAGEMVAALERVDADDSVGALVIRGAGGRFCAGAHTGTLAGAGADPADDATYTGLSVIYESFTRVGRVRAFTIAAVRGAAVGAGMNLALATDMRVVAGNARLMSGFLRIGLHPGGGHFVLLSRLAGREAAAAMALGGAEIDGDRAVALGLAWEAVDDGAVEARAMEFAAGVAKDPALARAAVRSFRMETGPPAVGWDTAVQTERAPQMWSMRRRSGGR, from the coding sequence GTGGAGGTAGATCTCGAGGTCGGCGACGGTGTCGCGGTACTGACGCTGAACGCACCGGAGCGGCGCAACGCGCTGACGCCGCAAATGGCCGGCGAGATGGTGGCGGCACTGGAGCGGGTCGACGCGGACGACAGCGTCGGGGCGCTGGTGATCCGCGGCGCCGGCGGCCGGTTCTGCGCCGGGGCGCACACCGGCACCCTCGCCGGCGCGGGTGCCGATCCGGCCGACGACGCCACCTACACCGGGCTGTCGGTCATCTACGAGTCGTTCACCCGGGTGGGCCGGGTCCGGGCGTTCACCATCGCCGCGGTCCGGGGCGCGGCCGTCGGTGCGGGGATGAACCTGGCCCTGGCCACGGACATGCGCGTGGTCGCCGGGAACGCCCGGCTGATGTCGGGGTTCCTGCGGATCGGGCTGCACCCCGGCGGCGGGCACTTCGTGCTGCTGTCGCGACTGGCCGGGCGCGAGGCCGCGGCCGCGATGGCACTGGGCGGCGCGGAGATCGACGGTGACCGGGCCGTCGCGCTCGGCCTGGCCTGGGAGGCGGTCGACGACGGCGCCGTCGAGGCCCGGGCCATGGAGTTCGCCGCAGGCGTGGCCAAGGACCCGGCGCTGGCCAGGGCCGCGGTACGCAGCTTCCGGATGGAGACCGGCCCGCCGGCGGTCGGCTGGGACACGGCGGTACAGACCGAGCGGGCACCACAGATGTGGTCGATGCGCAGGCGAAGCGGAGGACGATGA
- a CDS encoding CaiB/BaiF CoA transferase family protein, with translation MTAGTGPLAGIRVLDLSALAPGPFATTLLGDLGADVITLEAPPAARPGSGVSDLGVHGGREARRLGLSPLHRSRRSIVVNLKDPAGLDIALRIAARSDVFVEGFRPGVCERLGLGYPALSTTSPGLVYCSLTGYGQTGELAQHAGHDLNYIAEAGLLSASTRAGQRPGIPLNMAADYAAGGLLAAFGILAGLTGRASTGRGTHVDVSMYEGLLSLLQVVPAWIDAGAPDPSWGGGLLSGAVPFYDCYRTSDDQWISVGALEPKFFANLCTALGRPELIALQNDPTRWDEMRTAFTETFADAPLATWLDRLGAVDTAVAPVRSLPDAFATAHRRGVLPAPGQVGPVPRMSGWVTTAGPVVTRPGAHTREVLGGLEMTGEQIDELIATGVVAE, from the coding sequence ATGACCGCAGGCACGGGACCACTGGCCGGGATTCGGGTGCTCGACCTCTCGGCGCTCGCGCCGGGCCCGTTCGCGACGACGCTGCTCGGCGACCTCGGTGCCGACGTGATCACGCTCGAGGCCCCGCCCGCGGCCCGGCCCGGGAGCGGCGTGAGCGACCTGGGGGTGCACGGGGGACGCGAGGCGCGCCGCCTCGGGCTCAGCCCCCTGCACCGGTCACGCCGCTCGATCGTGGTGAACCTCAAGGATCCGGCCGGCCTGGACATCGCCCTTCGGATCGCCGCGCGCAGTGACGTGTTCGTGGAGGGCTTCCGCCCGGGCGTCTGCGAGCGGCTCGGGCTCGGATACCCGGCCCTGTCGACCACCAGCCCCGGACTGGTCTACTGCTCGCTCACCGGGTACGGGCAGACCGGCGAGCTCGCCCAGCACGCGGGGCACGACCTCAACTACATCGCCGAGGCCGGGTTGCTCTCGGCCAGCACCCGGGCAGGACAGCGTCCCGGGATCCCGCTGAACATGGCCGCCGACTACGCCGCCGGCGGGCTGCTGGCCGCGTTCGGCATCCTCGCTGGGCTGACCGGCCGGGCGAGCACCGGCCGCGGCACCCATGTCGACGTGTCGATGTACGAGGGCCTGCTGAGCCTGCTCCAGGTGGTCCCCGCCTGGATCGACGCCGGGGCGCCCGACCCGTCCTGGGGTGGTGGGCTGCTCTCCGGCGCGGTGCCCTTCTACGACTGCTACCGCACCTCCGACGACCAGTGGATCTCGGTGGGCGCACTGGAGCCGAAGTTCTTCGCGAACCTCTGCACGGCGCTCGGCCGGCCCGAGTTGATCGCGCTGCAGAACGACCCGACCCGGTGGGACGAGATGCGCACGGCGTTCACCGAGACCTTCGCCGACGCCCCGCTGGCCACCTGGCTGGACCGGCTCGGCGCGGTCGACACCGCGGTCGCACCGGTCCGCTCGCTCCCCGACGCCTTCGCCACCGCGCACCGCCGCGGCGTGCTGCCTGCGCCCGGCCAGGTCGGCCCGGTCCCGCGGATGAGCGGCTGGGTCACCACCGCGGGTCCGGTGGTGACCCGGCCCGGGGCGCACACCAGGGAGGTGCTGGGCGGGCTGGAGATGACCGGCGAGCAGATCGACGAGCTGATCGCGACCGGCGTGGTCGCGGAATGA